The following proteins are encoded in a genomic region of Helicobacter macacae MIT 99-5501:
- a CDS encoding amino acid ABC transporter permease: MFETLSTLFTLPTLHRLGLGLWVSFSIAFVSIALSIVLGSVVGLAMMSRFYLVRLMMKCYLESMRIIPVLALLYVLYFGLPQMLNVSITNYAVAIVAFSLWGSAEMGDLVRGALSSIDSHYRQSALALGCTTLQIQVFIIFPLAFKRLLPSLINLFTRMIKTTSLVLFIGISDILQVGRQIIEANRALPQSPFIIYGLILCLYFVLCYCLSRYAKKLESKSY; this comes from the coding sequence ATGTTTGAAACACTTAGCACACTTTTTACGCTTCCTACCCTGCATAGACTAGGGCTTGGACTATGGGTTAGCTTCTCTATCGCTTTTGTAAGTATCGCACTATCTATCGTGCTAGGCAGTGTAGTGGGGCTAGCGATGATGAGTAGATTTTATCTAGTGCGTTTAATGATGAAGTGCTATTTGGAATCTATGCGGATTATTCCTGTTTTGGCATTGCTGTATGTGCTGTATTTTGGGCTACCACAGATGCTAAATGTATCAATCACAAACTATGCTGTGGCGATTGTGGCATTTAGCCTTTGGGGAAGTGCAGAGATGGGGGATTTGGTGCGAGGTGCGCTTAGTAGCATAGATAGCCATTATAGACAAAGTGCGCTAGCATTAGGTTGCACTACCTTGCAGATACAAGTTTTTATCATATTTCCTCTAGCGTTTAAGCGACTTTTGCCCTCTCTTATCAATCTTTTTACCCGAATGATAAAAACCACCTCTCTTGTGCTTTTTATCGGCATTAGCGATATTTTGCAAGTAGGTAGGCAAATCATCGAAGCAAACCGCGCATTGCCACAATCGCCCTTTATCATATATGGTTTGATTTTGTGTCTATACTTTGTGCTGTGCTATTGCTTAAGTCGCTATGCCAAGAAGCTAGAATCAAAAAGCTACTAA
- a CDS encoding cation:dicarboxylate symporter family transporter: protein MSKGIARSLVFWVFIGIFLGVVFGSIGSFYEPNAQNSAFITFFHDFSIASKAYTIDPFIKGLKLLMGPIIFLTIITGITRLEDLKTLGSLGLKTLIYFEVVSTFALVIGVLFGELIKPGHGMHLKVESLDSGDVAGYIAQGEGMPSSASGEILHILKTAIPHDPITPFVEGKILQVLVMALCVAIVLSFTSPAIKEKALGYLESMQETFFKVLTALIWYSPLATFGAMAFLIAKFGFASISGMAQLLLTMAAAVLVFIFVILGFICLLGKINIFKLMRFVYREVLVVFATSSSETALAPLMRKLEHAGIQKASVGLVMPVGYSFNLDATNIYLSLAVIFLSQAFDIPITIEQTITLIIILMISSKGAVGVTGSGFIVLAGTLSALTMGDGSHIIPAVTVAAILGIDKFLSEMRSVGNLCGNVVACVMVSIWDKRVDMEKFKYALDNPNEFRVF from the coding sequence ATGAGCAAGGGCATTGCTAGAAGCCTTGTTTTTTGGGTGTTTATTGGCATATTTTTGGGCGTGGTGTTTGGAAGTATCGGTAGCTTTTATGAGCCAAACGCACAAAATAGCGCATTTATCACATTTTTCCACGATTTTAGCATAGCAAGCAAAGCCTACACCATAGACCCCTTTATCAAAGGGCTAAAGCTCCTTATGGGACCTATCATATTCCTCACTATCATCACGGGAATCACGCGTCTAGAGGACTTAAAGACGCTAGGGAGCTTGGGACTAAAGACACTGATTTATTTTGAGGTGGTTAGCACTTTCGCGCTTGTGATTGGCGTGCTTTTTGGCGAGCTGATTAAGCCCGGACACGGAATGCACCTCAAAGTAGAATCTCTTGATTCTGGAGATGTGGCTGGATATATCGCGCAAGGAGAGGGTATGCCAAGTAGTGCGAGTGGCGAGATTTTGCACATTTTAAAAACAGCCATTCCCCACGACCCTATCACGCCATTTGTTGAGGGCAAAATCCTGCAGGTTTTGGTTATGGCGTTGTGCGTGGCAATTGTGCTAAGTTTCACAAGCCCTGCGATAAAAGAAAAGGCTTTAGGCTATCTAGAATCTATGCAGGAGACATTTTTCAAAGTCCTAACCGCGCTTATTTGGTATTCGCCATTAGCGACATTTGGGGCTATGGCATTCCTCATCGCAAAGTTTGGGTTTGCCTCCATAAGCGGTATGGCTCAATTACTTCTCACTATGGCAGCAGCGGTGCTTGTGTTTATATTTGTGATTTTGGGGTTTATCTGCCTGCTTGGCAAAATCAACATATTTAAGCTAATGCGCTTTGTGTATAGGGAGGTGCTAGTTGTGTTTGCCACAAGCTCTAGCGAGACAGCACTCGCCCCGCTTATGCGCAAGCTCGAGCACGCGGGAATCCAAAAAGCAAGCGTGGGGCTAGTGATGCCTGTGGGGTATAGCTTTAATTTGGACGCGACAAATATTTACCTAAGCCTAGCTGTGATTTTCCTCTCCCAAGCCTTTGACATTCCTATCACTATCGAGCAAACTATCACGCTCATCATAATCCTAATGATAAGCTCAAAAGGCGCGGTGGGCGTAACGGGCAGTGGGTTTATCGTGCTTGCAGGCACACTCTCTGCGCTGACTATGGGTGATGGCTCACACATTATCCCCGCTGTAACGGTGGCTGCGATTTTGGGAATCGATAAGTTTTTAAGCGAAATGCGAAGTGTGGGCAATCTCTGCGGGAATGTCGTAGCGTGCGTAATGGTGAGTATCTGGGATAAACGCGTGGATATGGAGAAGTTTAAATACGCGCTGGATAATCCTAACGAGTTTAGGGTGTTTTAA
- a CDS encoding amino acid ABC transporter ATP-binding protein — MSQTNPILKIQNLKKSYDKHLVLKGINLELQKGEVLCLLGPSGCGKSSLLRCINGLEAFDEGKIYLESHLITQGSNSPKSSKYSDKSSTKSTKTNWSKIRQEIGMVFQNYELFPHLSVEENISLAPIQVQKRDKKEVLDEALALLARVGLQSYQKAYPKTLSGGQKQRVAIVRALCMKPKILLLDEITASLDPEMVREVLDVVLNLADEGKTMMIVTHEMGFAKAVSDRIVFLDNGIIEQEDSPNEFFTNPKTPRAQKFLQSFDFKPKKG, encoded by the coding sequence ATGAGTCAAACAAACCCGATTCTAAAAATACAAAACCTAAAAAAATCTTATGACAAACACCTAGTGCTAAAGGGCATAAATCTAGAGCTACAAAAAGGAGAAGTGCTTTGCCTACTAGGACCTAGTGGCTGTGGCAAGTCAAGCCTGCTTAGGTGCATAAACGGGCTAGAAGCATTTGATGAGGGCAAAATCTACTTAGAATCTCACCTAATCACTCAAGGGAGCAATAGCCCAAAATCTAGCAAATACTCCGACAAATCTAGCACAAAATCCACAAAAACAAATTGGAGTAAAATCCGACAAGAAATCGGTATGGTATTTCAAAACTATGAGCTTTTCCCTCACTTGAGCGTGGAGGAAAATATCTCTCTAGCCCCTATCCAAGTCCAAAAAAGAGACAAAAAAGAAGTGCTAGATGAAGCGCTCGCCTTGCTAGCTCGCGTAGGACTACAATCATACCAAAAAGCCTACCCCAAAACACTTAGCGGTGGGCAAAAACAAAGAGTAGCGATTGTGCGAGCACTATGTATGAAGCCAAAGATTTTATTGCTTGATGAAATCACTGCTTCGCTAGACCCTGAAATGGTGCGCGAAGTCCTAGATGTCGTGCTAAATCTCGCAGATGAGGGCAAAACAATGATGATAGTTACGCACGAAATGGGGTTTGCAAAAGCGGTAAGCGATAGAATCGTGTTTTTGGATAATGGCATAATAGAGCAAGAAGATAGCCCAAATGAATTTTTTACAAATCCCAAAACCCCCCGTGCGCAGAAGTTTTTGCAAAGTTTTGATTTTAAGCCAAAAAAAGGATAG
- a CDS encoding AAA family ATPase, translating to MITKIALQNVASYKEIAVLETNKSINLIYGLNGAGKTQIANFLQNQMEEQKKQGFEDCALEGLNNEKILVYNQNFVEANFYAKDKQKGIFTLAKENVEAEKELEQKQKIYENLTKQLQAKNDEIEKYNNDLLTDKSKIIDKVWEIKTKYQSDFEQFFKGHIGSKEVFADYFMDTIFSNNDYKQESSVAIDELKDTYKKLSDKKVSKFEHIPLVNIDEILAVERENIFGEAIVGNDDSVLASLINQLGNADWVKQGERYIEHSNNKCPFCQNDITDDFKGYLKEFFNDEYEKNIDRLKELQGKYNELLGKIPSMDTFFRGDILEANNSEFKLLYENLIQNIKNNVNVIADKIREPKEQKNLILSKEALDKLNQFLSNKQQEIEKVNKMIDDRKNEIKNMEKPFWQNVCFEFKGYVESFYTNKEKIEKNKANLNKAKNEVQEKINKTNDNIVELQQKSVNIDRAIETINEYLRDLGIVDFYVKKDEQSDDCAIVRSEDDKPCFKTLSEGEKTLIAFLYFLQLCQGKESKNETDFKKIIVIDDPISSLSYNYVFDIAQLIKNIFFEKTKEYVEQIFILTHHLYFFHELIGYKESYKDKIRMFRIYKGENNQSCIETIGKESVVNEYEAYWQILRDYKKNGANKYIIPNVMRNILEYFLGFVRKSKIDIVKELAESQDSARYKAFYRYINRESHSFISNIIYEKDFDENIFFEAFEKVFELMGHKEHYDKMIIQQAGEQNATE from the coding sequence ATGATTACAAAGATTGCACTGCAAAATGTGGCAAGTTACAAGGAAATAGCCGTTTTAGAAACAAATAAATCTATCAATTTGATTTATGGCTTAAATGGTGCAGGAAAAACGCAAATTGCTAATTTTTTGCAAAATCAAATGGAGGAGCAAAAGAAACAAGGGTTTGAGGATTGTGCATTAGAGGGGTTAAATAATGAAAAAATTTTAGTTTATAATCAAAACTTTGTTGAAGCAAATTTTTATGCAAAAGATAAACAAAAGGGTATTTTTACTTTGGCAAAGGAAAATGTCGAAGCGGAAAAGGAATTGGAGCAAAAGCAAAAGATTTACGAAAATTTAACAAAACAATTACAGGCCAAAAATGATGAAATAGAGAAATATAATAATGATTTATTGACTGATAAAAGTAAGATTATTGATAAAGTTTGGGAAATAAAAACAAAATATCAAAGTGATTTTGAGCAGTTTTTTAAAGGACATATTGGAAGCAAAGAAGTCTTTGCTGATTATTTTATGGATACAATTTTTTCAAATAATGATTACAAGCAAGAATCGAGCGTAGCCATTGATGAACTTAAAGATACATATAAAAAGCTAAGCGATAAGAAAGTGAGCAAATTTGAACATATACCATTAGTAAATATAGATGAAATTTTGGCAGTAGAGAGGGAAAATATTTTTGGTGAAGCGATAGTTGGAAATGATGATAGTGTTTTGGCTAGTCTTATAAATCAGCTGGGCAATGCTGATTGGGTAAAGCAAGGGGAGCGATATATAGAACACTCTAATAATAAATGTCCATTTTGTCAAAATGATATTACAGATGATTTTAAGGGATATTTGAAAGAATTTTTTAATGATGAATATGAGAAAAATATTGACAGATTAAAAGAATTACAAGGAAAATATAATGAGTTATTAGGGAAAATTCCATCTATGGATACATTTTTTAGAGGAGATATTTTAGAAGCAAATAATAGCGAATTTAAACTTTTGTATGAAAATTTGATACAAAATATCAAAAACAATGTGAATGTGATTGCCGATAAAATAAGAGAACCAAAAGAGCAAAAGAATCTTATTTTATCAAAAGAAGCACTAGATAAACTCAACCAATTTTTATCAAACAAACAACAAGAAATTGAAAAAGTTAACAAAATGATAGATGATAGAAAGAATGAAATAAAAAATATGGAAAAACCATTTTGGCAAAATGTATGTTTTGAGTTTAAAGGATATGTGGAATCGTTTTATACAAATAAAGAAAAAATAGAGAAAAATAAAGCGAATCTAAACAAAGCAAAAAATGAAGTACAAGAAAAAATCAATAAGACAAATGATAATATCGTAGAGCTACAACAAAAAAGCGTAAATATAGATAGAGCAATCGAAACAATCAATGAATATTTAAGAGATCTTGGCATTGTAGATTTTTATGTCAAAAAAGATGAACAAAGCGATGATTGTGCGATTGTAAGAAGTGAAGATGATAAGCCTTGTTTTAAAACTTTGAGTGAGGGTGAAAAAACACTTATTGCTTTTCTTTATTTTTTGCAACTTTGTCAAGGCAAAGAGAGTAAAAATGAAACGGACTTTAAAAAAATCATTGTCATAGATGACCCTATTTCAAGTCTGTCTTATAATTATGTCTTTGATATAGCCCAACTTATCAAAAATATATTTTTTGAAAAAACAAAAGAATATGTCGAGCAGATTTTTATACTTACTCATCATTTATACTTTTTTCACGAACTTATAGGATACAAGGAAAGCTATAAGGACAAGATTAGAATGTTTAGAATTTACAAAGGAGAAAATAATCAGTCTTGTATAGAAACGATAGGAAAGGAAAGTGTAGTTAATGAATATGAGGCATATTGGCAGATTTTGAGAGACTATAAAAAGAATGGCGCAAACAAATATATTATCCCAAATGTGATGAGAAATATTTTGGAGTATTTTTTGGGATTTGTAAGAAAATCTAAAATTGATATAGTTAAAGAGTTGGCAGAAAGTCAAGATAGTGCGAGATATAAAGCCTTTTATAGATATATAAATCGAGAATCGCATTCTTTCATAAGTAATATAATTTATGAAAAAGATTTTGATGAAAATATATTTTTTGAGGCATTTGAAAAAGTTTTTGAGTTAATGGGGCATAAAGAGCATTATGATAAAATGATAATTCAACAAGCAGGAGAGCAAAATGCCACAGAGTAA
- a CDS encoding type I restriction endonuclease subunit R: MRSQLDITSENALQSQCIELFKAMGYEYIPPQKALSMRGDDTSEVLLREILEERLGAINSFEVRGERHRFSPANITKAINELRAGFGSELLRINEKLSDKLTLGTSFEESIEGVKKSFSLRYIDFENPSNNVFSVSDEFSVRRCKSDKIGDDEKHRRADIVLFINGIPLVIIELKKSSRSYELGIKQLEMYQNEIPSLFATAQICIAGSYEAKYGTIKTPRKFYSLWREEDSNLDSQGGLNRESRENLSKDSNLDSRGDLQSGLKENLQENFDFSIKRKIHALIPHRIPTKLDETLIALCNRERILELMKHYILFDKGIKKICRYQQFFAIKRILARVGVLSEGKRKGGLIWHTQGSGKSLTMIMLTKLLKSTYPQCKVIVVSDRVDLDRQITNTFANTQIKVAQAKSSKDLLDKLKGGASVITTLVHKFEKLKYANGGGNASADIFVLVDESHRTQSGELHRAMKKTLPNACYVGFTGTPLMKSEKNSFAKFGGEIHRYTIQEAINDEAVLPLMYESRLVEQDISDKDALNLRFDIIARNLSDEQKADLQRKWVQFQKIASSENRLFLIAQDIAQHFHQNLQGQGFKAILATNSKYEAMRYYEIFEEYTELKSAPIISSNEQEGFENERKDFVAKSWKRVVEKYASDEERYISYAKDEFICGDEVELLIVVDKLLTGFDAPHAKVLYIDKSLKEHNLLQAIARVNRLCEGKDSGIIIDYRGLLGDLDKALSDYNPLNGFDEGDLTNAVIDIKEALNTLKRAYDELTRIFAGANEGDKESYIEILKDSENRAKFRENLCEFSRALSMALGSEQITQMLSESKIVHYKAKIRFYNELRKEISIRLCEACDFGEFEAQMQNLLDKFVSARGINKLGNIPNIFDDDFEKQVTKLLNNDDIKARADSLLSAISNAIEEKLKTNPAFYASLAHQIESILKDYKEKRINDEQKLNLARQMHQKLLSKSIQQSYPEKIAQKESLVAFYDNLYELLSGAFESVPKEKCSQDEFIEVIENLSLKADEIYTRFCKKPQWFDSSEVKNSIESELEDIVWGIEDRFGVKIEDFGKICEVLRNIAVDKYASIL, translated from the coding sequence ATGAGAAGTCAGCTAGACATCACAAGTGAAAATGCCTTGCAAAGCCAATGTATAGAGCTTTTTAAGGCTATGGGGTATGAGTATATCCCTCCACAAAAAGCACTAAGTATGCGGGGCGATGACACAAGCGAAGTGCTTTTGCGCGAGATACTAGAGGAGCGACTAGGCGCGATAAATAGCTTTGAAGTGCGCGGGGAAAGGCATAGATTTAGCCCCGCAAATATCACTAAGGCGATAAATGAGCTAAGGGCTGGGTTTGGTAGCGAACTGCTACGCATAAATGAAAAATTAAGCGATAAACTCACTCTTGGCACTAGCTTTGAGGAGAGCATAGAGGGTGTGAAAAAGAGCTTTTCACTGCGCTATATAGACTTTGAAAATCCTAGTAATAATGTATTTAGCGTGAGTGATGAATTTAGCGTTAGGCGATGCAAGAGCGATAAGATAGGCGATGATGAGAAGCATAGACGCGCTGATATAGTGCTATTTATAAACGGAATCCCGCTTGTAATCATCGAGCTAAAAAAGTCCTCACGCAGCTATGAGCTAGGCATAAAACAGCTTGAAATGTATCAAAATGAGATTCCAAGCCTTTTTGCCACTGCGCAGATATGTATAGCGGGGAGCTATGAGGCAAAATATGGCACGATAAAGACGCCACGCAAATTTTATAGCCTGTGGCGTGAGGAGGATTCTAATCTAGATTCGCAAGGTGGTTTGAATCGCGAATCTAGAGAAAATCTAAGCAAAGATTCTAATCTAGATTCGAGAGGTGATTTGCAAAGTGGGCTAAAAGAAAATTTGCAAGAGAATTTCGATTTTAGCATAAAGCGCAAAATCCACGCACTTATCCCGCATAGAATCCCCACAAAACTAGATGAGACTTTGATAGCTCTGTGCAATAGAGAGCGAATCTTGGAGCTAATGAAGCACTACATACTTTTTGATAAAGGGATAAAAAAGATTTGTCGCTATCAGCAGTTTTTTGCGATTAAGCGGATTTTGGCTCGGGTAGGGGTGCTAAGCGAGGGTAAGCGCAAAGGTGGGCTTATCTGGCACACGCAAGGTAGTGGCAAAAGCCTAACGATGATAATGCTTACAAAGCTACTCAAAAGCACATATCCGCAATGTAAGGTTATCGTGGTAAGTGATAGGGTGGATTTGGATAGGCAAATCACCAATACATTTGCAAACACGCAAATCAAAGTCGCCCAAGCCAAAAGCTCAAAAGACTTGCTAGATAAGCTAAAAGGTGGCGCAAGTGTGATAACCACACTCGTGCATAAATTTGAAAAGCTAAAATATGCTAATGGTGGTGGCAATGCAAGTGCGGATATTTTTGTGCTTGTCGATGAGTCGCACCGCACACAAAGTGGGGAGCTACACCGAGCGATGAAAAAGACTCTGCCAAATGCGTGCTATGTGGGATTTACAGGCACGCCTTTGATGAAAAGTGAGAAAAACAGCTTTGCGAAATTTGGCGGGGAAATCCACCGCTACACAATCCAAGAAGCGATAAATGATGAAGCGGTGCTACCGCTAATGTATGAAAGTAGGCTTGTAGAGCAGGATATAAGTGATAAGGACGCGCTAAATTTGCGATTTGACATCATCGCGCGAAATCTTAGTGATGAGCAAAAAGCGGATTTGCAACGCAAATGGGTGCAATTCCAAAAAATCGCTTCAAGTGAGAATCGACTATTTCTAATCGCCCAAGACATAGCACAACATTTTCACCAAAATCTGCAAGGGCAGGGCTTTAAGGCGATTTTGGCGACAAACTCCAAGTATGAAGCAATGCGCTACTATGAGATATTTGAGGAATACACCGAGCTAAAAAGCGCACCTATCATATCAAGCAATGAGCAAGAGGGATTTGAAAACGAGCGCAAAGACTTCGTAGCAAAGTCTTGGAAGCGCGTGGTAGAAAAATATGCAAGTGATGAGGAGCGATATATCAGCTATGCCAAAGATGAGTTTATCTGTGGCGATGAGGTGGAGCTACTCATAGTCGTAGATAAGCTACTTACAGGCTTTGATGCGCCACACGCAAAGGTGCTATACATTGACAAAAGCCTAAAAGAGCATAATCTACTCCAAGCCATAGCGCGGGTAAATCGCCTTTGCGAGGGCAAGGATAGTGGTATAATTATTGATTATCGTGGATTGTTAGGGGATTTGGATAAGGCTTTGAGTGATTATAATCCCTTGAATGGCTTTGATGAGGGGGATTTGACAAATGCGGTGATTGACATAAAAGAAGCACTAAATACGCTAAAACGCGCTTATGATGAGCTGACTAGGATTTTTGCGGGGGCTAATGAGGGGGACAAAGAAAGCTATATCGAGATTTTAAAAGATAGCGAGAATCGAGCGAAGTTTAGGGAGAATCTTTGTGAGTTTTCACGCGCACTTTCTATGGCACTAGGTAGTGAGCAAATCACTCAAATGCTTAGTGAGAGTAAAATCGTGCATTATAAAGCAAAGATAAGGTTTTATAACGAGCTACGCAAGGAAATCAGCATAAGGCTTTGTGAAGCGTGTGATTTTGGTGAGTTTGAAGCGCAAATGCAAAATCTGCTTGATAAATTTGTAAGTGCTAGGGGGATTAACAAACTTGGAAATATACCAAATATCTTTGATGATGACTTTGAAAAGCAAGTAACAAAGCTACTAAATAATGATGACATAAAAGCAAGGGCAGATAGTCTGCTAAGTGCGATTTCTAATGCGATAGAAGAGAAGCTAAAAACCAATCCAGCCTTTTATGCAAGTCTAGCCCACCAAATAGAATCCATACTCAAAGACTATAAAGAAAAGCGAATAAATGATGAGCAAAAGCTAAATCTAGCAAGGCAAATGCACCAAAAACTACTAAGCAAATCTATACAGCAATCCTACCCCGAAAAAATCGCACAAAAAGAAAGCCTAGTGGCTTTTTATGATAATCTCTATGAGCTTTTGAGTGGGGCATTTGAAAGTGTGCCAAAAGAGAAGTGTAGCCAAGATGAGTTTATAGAAGTGATAGAAAATCTAAGCCTAAAAGCTGATGAAATCTACACAAGGTTTTGCAAAAAACCGCAGTGGTTTGATAGCAGTGAAGTCAAAAATAGCATAGAGAGTGAGCTAGAAGACATCGTGTGGGGGATAGAGGATAGATTCGGCGTGAAAATAGAGGACTTTGGCAAAATCTGTGAAGTGCTAAGAAATATCGCGGTGGATAAGTATGCTAGCATTTTGTAG
- a CDS encoding ATP-binding protein, with product MPQSKESQSVEFKRIWKDEYIKWISAFANSEGGTLYVGRDDSGEVLGISNAKDLLSTIPNKVQSLLGVVPSVKLHKEKGKEYLAISVEHYPYPVSYKGGYFVRSGSSVQELKGSALDKFLLTKQGKRWDSVPNVHLKFKDLDSLAFGVFRDRASKRKRLNDGLVDESDEGLIEKLHLKDGEYFKQAATLLFAKEPQKYITGSTIKIGFFESNSELLYQDIVEGNLFAQVDKTMELVFSKYLKAMISYEGVQRIERYPVSELAFREALTNAVVHKDYALGFDIQISVYNDRLMIWNAGDLPPHWDIQTLLQKHSSQPYNPTIAYPFFLAGYIESWGRGIEKIIDESKRFNGIIPQFRWQNGLWVEFVFNEKMDIGLVDGLGDKLGDKLGDVQKNIINLMSKNPKTSITALAKELDISTTAIENHIKALKNQGLIKRVGNAKSGHWEIVR from the coding sequence ATGCCACAGAGTAAAGAATCTCAAAGCGTAGAATTTAAGCGGATTTGGAAAGATGAGTATATCAAGTGGATAAGTGCTTTTGCTAATAGCGAGGGTGGCACACTCTATGTAGGGCGTGATGATAGTGGCGAAGTGCTAGGAATCAGCAATGCCAAAGATTTGCTAAGCACAATCCCAAATAAAGTCCAAAGTCTGCTAGGCGTAGTGCCAAGTGTGAAATTGCATAAAGAAAAAGGCAAAGAATATCTAGCCATAAGCGTGGAGCACTATCCATATCCTGTGAGCTATAAAGGAGGGTATTTTGTCCGTAGTGGCAGTAGTGTGCAGGAGCTAAAGGGCAGTGCGCTTGATAAGTTTTTGCTAACCAAACAGGGCAAAAGGTGGGATAGTGTGCCAAATGTGCATTTAAAATTTAAAGATTTGGATAGCTTGGCGTTTGGGGTGTTTAGAGATAGAGCAAGTAAGAGAAAAAGGCTAAATGATGGGTTAGTAGATGAAAGCGATGAGGGACTGATAGAGAAGCTACACTTAAAAGATGGCGAGTATTTCAAACAAGCTGCTACGCTACTTTTTGCCAAAGAACCGCAGAAATATATCACAGGAAGCACGATAAAAATAGGCTTTTTTGAGTCAAATAGTGAGCTACTCTACCAAGATATTGTCGAGGGAAATTTATTTGCACAAGTGGATAAGACAATGGAGCTGGTATTTAGCAAGTATCTTAAGGCGATGATTTCGTATGAGGGAGTGCAACGAATCGAACGCTACCCTGTGTCTGAACTAGCATTTAGAGAGGCTCTCACAAATGCGGTGGTGCATAAAGACTATGCTTTGGGCTTTGACATACAAATAAGCGTATATAATGATAGGCTTATGATATGGAATGCTGGGGATTTGCCACCGCATTGGGATATACAGACACTTTTGCAAAAGCACTCATCACAGCCATACAATCCTACGATAGCTTATCCGTTTTTCTTAGCTGGGTATATAGAATCGTGGGGAAGGGGCATAGAAAAAATCATCGATGAATCTAAGAGATTTAATGGCATTATCCCGCAATTTAGGTGGCAAAATGGGCTTTGGGTGGAATTTGTGTTTAATGAAAAAATGGATATTGGGTTGGTTGATGGGTTGGGTGATAAGTTGGGTGATAAGTTGGGTGATGTGCAAAAAAATATCATCAATCTTATGTCAAAAAACCCAAAAACTTCCATTACAGCCCTTGCAAAAGAGCTAGATATAAGCACCACAGCGATAGAAAATCATATAAAAGCACTCAAAAATCAAGGGCTTATCAAGCGAGTAGGTAATGCCAAAAGCGGACATTGGGAGATAGTGCGATGA
- a CDS encoding peptidoglycan DD-metalloendopeptidase family protein has product MLSDFVRKSARDFSCGVLARFISIARILLLFFGFASASFGAVGERLAWANGLTLLGFFEQNLIPIKLYYNLPAQDKELTAEVKAGAIYYTLRNDEGDLLHALIPISNSAQIHIYKQKDEFRLDFIPIVSFKKEQILTLKVQVSPYIDIIEATKDKVLAGEFSNIFARSPATIMHKDDKLSILYERDYRLGETFGSPDIRASMIEVAKKPLFVFQYTNGNYYDSNGKEMAGFHFMPPVSYTRISSRFSLGRKHPVLKIVRPHYGVDYVASAGTPVRATAAGRVVFAGVRGGYGKVIEIAHNGGIKSLYAHLSSINIRTGAQVKAGTFIGKVGSTGLSTGAHLHFGLYKLNQPIDPLKRIRTVASELSGREKEKFLQLAKGLQERVLSVAQSVRFENGENYELFSKDFVGESSEASEINEESEAGEIAQISEGEISQAAQKTE; this is encoded by the coding sequence ATGCTTAGTGATTTTGTGAGAAAATCTGCTAGAGATTTTTCGTGCGGAGTTTTGGCTAGATTTATTAGCATAGCTAGGATTTTGCTACTATTTTTTGGCTTTGCTAGTGCGAGCTTTGGTGCGGTGGGAGAGAGGCTAGCTTGGGCAAATGGACTTACACTGCTGGGGTTTTTTGAGCAAAACCTTATCCCTATAAAACTTTACTACAATCTCCCCGCGCAAGATAAAGAGCTAACCGCAGAAGTCAAAGCAGGTGCGATATACTACACGCTTAGAAATGATGAGGGGGATTTGCTCCACGCGCTTATCCCTATAAGCAATAGCGCGCAAATCCATATCTACAAACAAAAAGATGAATTTAGGCTAGATTTTATCCCCATAGTTTCTTTCAAAAAAGAGCAGATTTTGACACTCAAGGTGCAAGTATCGCCCTACATAGACATCATAGAAGCTACCAAAGACAAAGTCCTAGCGGGCGAGTTTTCTAACATTTTTGCGAGAAGCCCTGCTACGATTATGCACAAAGATGATAAGCTCTCTATTTTGTATGAGCGAGATTATCGCTTGGGTGAGACATTTGGTAGCCCTGATATTCGCGCAAGTATGATAGAGGTGGCAAAAAAACCGCTTTTTGTGTTTCAATACACCAATGGCAACTACTATGATTCAAACGGCAAGGAAATGGCTGGATTTCACTTTATGCCACCTGTGAGCTATACGCGCATTTCTTCGCGCTTCTCACTAGGGAGGAAGCACCCTGTGCTAAAGATTGTCCGACCGCATTATGGGGTGGACTATGTGGCGAGTGCTGGCACGCCTGTGCGAGCGACAGCAGCGGGCAGGGTAGTGTTTGCAGGGGTGCGCGGAGGCTATGGCAAAGTCATAGAAATCGCCCATAACGGCGGAATCAAATCCCTATACGCACACCTAAGCTCCATAAACATACGCACAGGAGCGCAAGTAAAAGCTGGCACATTTATCGGCAAAGTCGGTTCTACGGGCTTAAGCACGGGGGCGCATTTGCACTTTGGGCTATATAAGCTAAATCAGCCAATAGACCCACTAAAGAGAATCCGCACGGTAGCAAGCGAGCTAAGTGGGAGAGAGAAAGAGAAGTTTTTGCAGCTAGCAAAGGGACTGCAAGAGAGGGTTTTGAGTGTGGCACAAAGCGTGAGGTTTGAAAATGGGGAGAACTACGAGCTATTTAGCAAGGATTTTGTAGGAGAATCTAGCGAGGCAAGCGAAATAAATGAGGAAAGTGAAGCAGGTGAGATAGCCCAAATAAGCGAGGGTGAAATATCCCAAGCAGCGCAAAAGACAGAGTAA